A single genomic interval of Spirosoma linguale DSM 74 harbors:
- a CDS encoding protein of unknown function DUF1080 (PFAM: protein of unknown function DUF1080~KEGG: pzu:PHZ_c2151 hypothetical protein) has protein sequence MRSLILFVCVLLTTGLSQCPSTTEQGNWIHLFNGKNLDNWSVKITGHPLNDNYGNTFRVEDGKLVVRYDQYKAFDEQYGHIFYKKPFSAYLLVMEYRFVGDQVNGGPGWAIRNSGAMLHGQDPKTMGLKQDFPISMEMQLLGGDGQHERHTANLCTPGTNVVLDGKLFTPHCIDSNSKTYAGDQWVHAEALVLGDSLIKHIVEGDTVLTYSKPQIGGGNVINVEPGQKKDGQLLKGGYISLQSESHPVEFRKVDLFDLSPYLNKPTQLAAVLRKLQVRKP, from the coding sequence ATGCGCTCCCTGATCTTATTCGTTTGTGTACTGCTTACCACTGGCCTGAGCCAGTGTCCGTCGACAACAGAACAGGGGAACTGGATTCACCTCTTCAACGGTAAAAACCTCGACAACTGGTCCGTTAAAATAACCGGGCACCCACTTAATGATAACTACGGCAACACCTTCCGGGTCGAAGACGGGAAGCTGGTGGTGCGCTACGACCAGTATAAAGCGTTCGATGAGCAGTACGGCCATATTTTCTACAAAAAACCTTTTTCGGCCTACCTGCTGGTGATGGAATACCGGTTCGTTGGGGATCAGGTAAACGGGGGCCCGGGCTGGGCCATCCGCAACAGCGGTGCCATGCTGCACGGCCAGGACCCGAAAACGATGGGCCTCAAACAGGACTTTCCGATCTCGATGGAAATGCAGCTGTTGGGTGGCGATGGCCAGCATGAACGGCATACCGCTAACCTGTGTACGCCGGGCACGAACGTTGTGCTCGATGGTAAACTCTTTACCCCGCACTGCATCGACTCCAACTCAAAAACCTACGCCGGCGACCAGTGGGTTCATGCCGAAGCCCTGGTGTTGGGCGATTCGCTCATCAAACACATTGTGGAGGGCGATACCGTGCTGACGTACTCGAAACCACAAATTGGCGGTGGCAACGTTATTAATGTTGAACCGGGTCAGAAAAAAGACGGCCAGCTTTTAAAAGGGGGATATATATCCCTGCAAAGCGAAAGCCACCCGGTCGAATTCCGGAAGGTAGACCTGTTCGACCTGTCGCCTTACCTGAATAAGCCAACTCAGCTGGCGGCTGTTCTCCGCAAATTACAAGTACGAAAACCATAA
- a CDS encoding glycoside hydrolase family 43 (PFAM: glycoside hydrolase family 43~KEGG: glycosyl hydrolase family protein 43) → MKLISFTLLFLTSTLLPLISTAQKLVKPGAVWYDDKGEVINAHGGGLLYVNKTYYWFGEKRGLSASEGVNVYSSKDLYTWKNEGLALAKSTDPASEIATNGLMERPKVIYNPKTKQYVMWFHLELPGQGYKAARAGVAVSKNVTGPYQYVKSFRPNGHMSRDMTLFVDDDGSAYHIYSARENYDLRLVKLTDDYLSATTQDTLLFSNHREAPAIFRKDNQYYLITSGCTGWAPNQASLHVATSPFGPWKLVGDPMQGPMADKTFDGQSTYIQPVQGKRNAFIFMADRWNPKDLKDSRYLWLPITFENNQPVVKWVDQWELARLGK, encoded by the coding sequence ATGAAACTCATTTCCTTTACCCTCCTTTTCCTTACGTCAACCCTGCTCCCGCTCATCAGCACCGCGCAGAAGCTTGTCAAACCCGGTGCGGTCTGGTACGACGACAAGGGCGAGGTCATCAATGCCCACGGCGGGGGACTCTTGTACGTGAACAAAACGTACTACTGGTTTGGCGAGAAACGCGGCCTGTCGGCCTCGGAAGGCGTTAATGTGTATTCGTCGAAAGACTTGTACACCTGGAAAAACGAGGGACTGGCCCTGGCCAAATCTACCGACCCGGCAAGCGAGATTGCCACAAACGGCCTGATGGAGCGGCCCAAGGTCATTTACAATCCGAAGACGAAGCAGTATGTGATGTGGTTTCACCTCGAACTGCCCGGTCAGGGCTACAAAGCGGCCCGGGCCGGGGTGGCGGTCAGCAAAAACGTGACGGGACCGTATCAGTACGTGAAAAGCTTTCGGCCCAACGGCCACATGTCGCGGGATATGACGCTGTTTGTGGATGATGACGGCTCGGCCTACCACATCTACTCGGCCCGCGAAAACTACGACCTTCGGCTGGTGAAACTAACCGACGACTACCTGTCGGCCACAACGCAAGACACCCTGCTGTTCAGCAACCACCGCGAAGCACCGGCCATCTTCAGGAAAGACAATCAGTATTACCTCATCACCAGCGGCTGCACTGGCTGGGCACCCAATCAGGCCAGTCTGCACGTAGCCACATCGCCCTTCGGGCCGTGGAAACTGGTGGGTGACCCCATGCAGGGACCCATGGCCGACAAAACCTTCGACGGCCAGTCGACCTACATCCAGCCCGTTCAGGGCAAACGAAATGCGTTCATCTTCATGGCCGACCGCTGGAACCCCAAAGACCTGAAAGATAGCCGTTACCTGTGGCTGCCCATCACCTTCGAAAACAACCAGCCGGTCGTAAAATGGGTAGATCAGTGGGAATTGGCGCGTTTAGGGAAATAA
- a CDS encoding glycoside hydrolase family 16 (PFAM: glycoside hydrolase family 16~KEGG: glycosyl hydrolase), whose amino-acid sequence MKQLLILLSLPLLLNLGSCMKSENPISNPVAGPDTTWKLTWSDEFNTTGAPSAKNWTFENGFVRNNELQWYQPDNARCENGLLVIEGKREQRPNPNYKAGSTDWKTSRKTIDYTSASMNTSGLQSFKYGRFEMRGRIDARAGLWPAFWTLGVAGEWPSNGEIDIMEYYKEKLLANVAWGTDKRWTAEWRSKTKTVASLNDPDWSTKFHVWRMDWTEESIKLYVDDLLLNTVSLTETINKDGSGINPFHQPHYILLNLAIGGDNGGDPANTPFPTRYEVDYVRVYQR is encoded by the coding sequence ATGAAACAACTACTCATTTTGCTGTCATTACCCCTACTGCTGAACCTCGGCAGTTGCATGAAGTCGGAAAACCCCATCAGCAACCCGGTGGCCGGGCCGGACACGACCTGGAAACTGACCTGGTCGGATGAATTTAACACGACGGGGGCACCCAGCGCCAAAAACTGGACATTTGAGAACGGATTTGTCCGCAACAACGAATTGCAATGGTACCAACCCGACAACGCCCGTTGCGAAAATGGACTGCTCGTTATCGAAGGCAAACGGGAACAGCGCCCCAACCCAAACTATAAAGCAGGCAGCACCGACTGGAAAACCAGCCGCAAAACCATCGACTACACATCGGCCAGCATGAACACGAGTGGCCTGCAAAGCTTCAAATACGGCCGGTTTGAGATGCGAGGGCGTATTGATGCCCGTGCCGGTCTCTGGCCTGCCTTCTGGACGCTGGGCGTAGCGGGCGAATGGCCCTCCAATGGCGAAATCGACATCATGGAATATTATAAGGAGAAGCTGCTGGCCAACGTAGCCTGGGGTACCGACAAACGCTGGACCGCCGAATGGCGCAGCAAGACAAAAACAGTAGCTTCGTTAAACGACCCCGACTGGTCGACGAAGTTCCACGTCTGGCGCATGGACTGGACCGAGGAGTCGATTAAGCTATACGTCGATGATCTGCTGCTGAACACCGTCTCGCTGACCGAAACGATCAATAAAGATGGCTCGGGCATCAACCCCTTCCACCAACCGCATTACATCCTTTTGAATCTGGCCATTGGTGGCGACAACGGCGGAGATCCGGCCAACACGCCATTTCCCACCCGCTACGAAGTCGACTACGTCCGCGTTTATCAGCGATAA
- a CDS encoding TonB-dependent receptor plug (PFAM: TonB-dependent receptor plug; TonB-dependent receptor~KEGG: mxa:MXAN_4746 TonB-dependent receptor): MDIKWLLFCGVLLPAQGVLGQQIASNSSPLYASVRSTVTGLRASETAVITVTGKVTDEKGDALPGATVSLKGGSVGANTDADGNYTLRIPDGTPNPVLVFSFIGYTLQEVAIGNQTVVNVQLKGDAKSLNEVVVVGYGTQKRSDITGSVASVPKTRLSQLPVTNVLQAIQGSVAGVNISQSSSVPGAAPSTTIRGQNSINANSGPYVVVDGIPLSKTGGSLSDINPNDIESMEVLKDASAVAIYGTNGANGVILVTTKRGNTGKPTIRYNNYVGVENFAHMLRPRNGAEYVQKYADYMAQTGQKLVNPVPNYDELANYNAGITTDWMKEATQTGVLQDHNLSISGGSPNVRYFISGEFLDQKGVIKGYQYKRASFRSNLDVTLTDYLTVGTSLFIANSNRDGGRANMLNASAMSPYGQEYNADGTYRIYPMFPEQLYTNPMIGLTVDRVDRNTNLNGNAYLELKLPGKLNGLKYRMNLGYSYIPARTASYNGRAANDLLGTANTFFSETNSFTLENILSYSRDFGKNHFDFTGLYSAQQRKYATATGTATGFVNDQLSFNNLGAGATQSSNSYADRYGLNSQMGRVNYSYDSRYLFTVTARRDGSSVFGANTTKYGLFPSAAIGWNISNEAFMKNVNLVSNLKLRFSYGKSGNEAISVYRTITTDNTVRSPFNGVSTIGAQPGNLGNANLQWETTLSRNIGVDFGILNNRINGSLDLYKNNTKGLLLLRSLPILTGYSSVYDNLGETSNTGIELTLNTRNVTNGDFKWESTVVFASNRNRILDLYGDKKDDLGNRWFIGQPISVVYDYKLAGVWQTGEDASSQDPGAVAGDLKFADLNGDKKITADGDRMILGQTAPKWTGGLTNTFHYKNFNLNVFIQTVQGITRNNADLTYADETGKRNTPIDVGYWTANNKSNTRPSLAFKNPRGYGYASDASYTRIKDVTLSYVFDQKLLDKLHLGSLTVYASGRNLYTFTNWIGWDPEAVQSSRGSGDWTNNYPLTRSFVMGLNISLR, from the coding sequence ATGGACATTAAATGGCTACTTTTTTGTGGCGTCCTGCTTCCCGCACAGGGAGTACTCGGCCAGCAAATTGCCAGCAATAGCAGTCCGCTATATGCTTCTGTCAGATCAACGGTTACCGGACTACGTGCGTCGGAGACGGCGGTGATTACCGTGACGGGAAAAGTGACCGACGAGAAAGGCGACGCGCTGCCCGGCGCTACCGTTTCGCTGAAAGGCGGCTCCGTCGGGGCAAATACCGACGCCGACGGCAACTACACCCTCCGTATCCCCGACGGCACCCCGAATCCGGTGCTGGTCTTTTCGTTTATCGGCTACACGTTGCAGGAAGTTGCCATTGGCAACCAGACCGTGGTGAACGTACAACTCAAAGGTGATGCAAAATCCCTGAACGAAGTCGTCGTGGTCGGTTACGGTACCCAGAAACGTTCAGACATTACCGGTTCGGTGGCGTCTGTACCCAAAACCCGTTTGTCGCAGTTACCCGTTACCAACGTGTTGCAGGCCATTCAAGGCTCAGTGGCGGGTGTCAACATCTCGCAGTCGTCGTCGGTACCGGGAGCCGCGCCGTCAACGACCATCCGCGGGCAGAACTCCATCAACGCCAACTCCGGCCCCTATGTGGTTGTCGACGGTATTCCGCTGAGCAAAACGGGCGGCTCGCTGAGCGACATCAACCCCAACGACATCGAGTCGATGGAAGTACTGAAAGATGCCTCGGCGGTGGCTATTTACGGTACCAACGGCGCCAACGGCGTTATTCTTGTGACAACCAAACGGGGTAACACCGGCAAGCCGACCATCCGGTATAACAACTACGTGGGTGTCGAAAACTTCGCACATATGCTGCGTCCGCGCAACGGCGCTGAGTACGTGCAGAAGTACGCCGATTACATGGCCCAGACCGGCCAGAAACTGGTCAATCCGGTGCCTAACTACGACGAGTTGGCCAACTACAACGCGGGCATCACCACCGACTGGATGAAAGAAGCGACCCAGACGGGCGTGTTGCAGGACCACAACCTGAGCATTTCGGGTGGATCGCCCAATGTGCGGTACTTCATCTCGGGTGAGTTTCTGGATCAGAAAGGCGTTATCAAAGGCTATCAGTACAAGCGGGCCAGTTTCCGCTCCAATCTGGACGTTACCCTGACGGATTACCTGACGGTGGGCACCTCGCTGTTCATTGCCAACAGCAACCGCGACGGCGGCCGCGCCAACATGCTCAACGCATCGGCCATGAGCCCCTACGGGCAGGAGTACAACGCCGACGGGACCTACCGCATTTACCCCATGTTCCCGGAGCAGTTGTATACCAACCCAATGATTGGCCTGACCGTCGACCGCGTTGACCGCAACACCAACCTGAACGGGAACGCCTACCTCGAACTGAAACTGCCGGGCAAACTGAACGGGCTGAAATACCGCATGAACCTCGGTTACTCGTACATTCCGGCCCGCACGGCGAGTTATAATGGCCGGGCGGCCAACGACCTGCTCGGTACGGCCAACACGTTCTTCTCCGAAACCAACAGCTTCACCCTAGAAAATATCCTGTCGTACAGCCGGGATTTCGGCAAGAACCACTTCGACTTCACGGGTCTGTACAGCGCCCAGCAGCGGAAATACGCCACCGCAACCGGAACGGCAACGGGCTTTGTCAACGACCAGTTGTCGTTCAATAACCTGGGGGCCGGTGCCACGCAGTCGAGTAACTCCTATGCCGACCGCTACGGCCTGAACTCGCAAATGGGTCGGGTCAACTACTCGTACGACAGCCGGTATCTGTTCACCGTTACGGCCCGTCGCGATGGTTCGTCAGTGTTCGGAGCCAATACTACCAAGTACGGCCTGTTTCCCTCGGCGGCTATCGGCTGGAACATCAGCAATGAGGCTTTCATGAAAAACGTGAACCTGGTGAGCAACCTGAAACTGCGTTTCTCGTACGGCAAATCGGGTAACGAAGCCATCAGCGTATACCGGACCATTACGACCGACAACACCGTTCGGTCGCCCTTCAACGGCGTGAGCACCATCGGCGCACAGCCGGGCAACCTGGGCAACGCCAATCTGCAATGGGAGACGACCCTCAGCCGCAACATCGGCGTAGATTTCGGTATCCTCAACAACCGCATCAACGGTAGCCTTGATCTGTACAAGAATAACACCAAAGGATTGCTCCTATTGCGCAGCCTACCCATCCTGACCGGCTATTCGAGCGTATACGATAACCTCGGCGAAACGTCGAACACCGGTATCGAACTCACGCTGAACACCCGAAACGTAACGAATGGCGATTTCAAATGGGAAAGCACCGTTGTATTTGCCTCCAACCGCAACCGCATTCTGGACCTCTACGGCGACAAGAAAGACGACCTCGGAAACCGCTGGTTCATTGGTCAGCCCATCAGCGTGGTGTACGACTACAAACTGGCCGGTGTCTGGCAAACGGGCGAAGACGCGTCCTCGCAGGACCCCGGCGCGGTGGCCGGTGACCTGAAATTTGCCGACCTCAACGGCGACAAGAAGATCACCGCCGACGGCGACCGGATGATTCTGGGCCAGACGGCTCCCAAGTGGACCGGTGGCCTGACGAACACCTTCCATTACAAGAATTTCAACCTCAACGTGTTTATCCAGACGGTTCAGGGCATAACCCGCAATAACGCCGACCTGACCTACGCCGACGAAACCGGCAAACGGAACACGCCCATCGACGTGGGGTACTGGACGGCCAACAACAAGAGCAACACCCGCCCGTCGCTGGCGTTCAAGAACCCACGGGGCTACGGCTATGCGTCGGATGCGAGCTACACCCGTATCAAGGACGTAACGCTGAGCTACGTCTTCGATCAGAAACTGCTTGATAAACTGCACCTGGGCAGCCTGACAGTTTATGCCAGTGGTCGTAACCTGTACACCTTTACCAACTGGATTGGCTGGGACCCCGAAGCGGTGCAGTCTTCCCGCGGCTCCGGCGACTGGACGAACAACTACCCGCTGACCCGCTCTTTTGTGATGGGCCTTAACATCAGCCTTCGCTAA
- a CDS encoding RagB/SusD domain protein (PFAM: RagB/SusD domain protein) — MKAYIKVLALSTVILTSACKDTFLEEKPFSSYTPVTLNDSLGFEASLVGLYNHTSTYFSWSDQQGWPSVWQVGTDVANATANQQGIEIPYYNYALLTPTDGAAARTWNRNYVMINLTNTIINGIEAPTLTAISKTGKDKIDAEARFFRGYAYNNLATCFGGVPILTQALTGPKTDFVRAPVEDVNKLIVEDLTYAVANLPDIESVKTNSKGKLYGRANKFMAMQLLAEAYLRMDKPDLAEAQLQTIISSGRFKLIKNRYGIKAGEPGDYYHDMFIYGNQRRVQGNTEAIWVLEQENPTTVVGGITDNPQQRRTWGAAYHNVQGMALSDSTGGRALGRLRLSNWVLYSLYKPGDVRNSQYNIRRRYVYNDPSKPATYGKVVPYTGTDTLYNIAPHTTKWYQFDPNDTFGYAMIKDFILMRLGETYLLLAEAQVKQGKLEAAATSINVLRERAFAGYPTVGKVTSADMTLDFILDERVRELIGEENRRMTLMRTKTLVDRATRLNANSAVNPLRSLTSTHLLMPIPLTEIQLNKDAVLTQNPGY; from the coding sequence ATGAAAGCATACATAAAAGTACTGGCCCTGTCGACCGTCATTCTGACATCGGCCTGCAAGGATACCTTTCTGGAAGAAAAGCCTTTTTCCTCCTACACGCCCGTTACCCTCAATGACTCATTAGGGTTCGAGGCATCACTGGTGGGTTTGTACAACCACACGAGCACCTATTTTTCCTGGTCCGACCAGCAGGGCTGGCCCAGCGTCTGGCAGGTGGGTACCGATGTAGCCAACGCGACGGCCAACCAGCAGGGTATCGAAATTCCCTACTACAACTACGCCCTGCTGACGCCTACCGATGGAGCCGCGGCCCGCACCTGGAACCGCAACTACGTGATGATCAACCTGACCAACACGATCATCAATGGCATTGAGGCCCCTACCCTGACGGCTATCAGCAAGACCGGTAAGGATAAAATCGATGCCGAAGCGCGGTTCTTCCGAGGATACGCCTACAACAACCTGGCTACCTGTTTCGGGGGTGTGCCCATCCTGACGCAGGCGCTGACCGGCCCCAAAACGGATTTCGTACGGGCTCCGGTGGAGGATGTTAACAAGCTGATCGTGGAAGACCTGACCTATGCCGTAGCCAACCTGCCGGACATTGAGAGCGTGAAAACCAACTCGAAGGGCAAGCTCTACGGACGCGCCAATAAATTCATGGCGATGCAGCTGCTGGCCGAAGCCTATCTGCGGATGGACAAGCCCGATCTGGCCGAAGCTCAGCTTCAGACGATCATCAGCAGTGGCCGGTTCAAGCTTATCAAGAACCGCTACGGCATCAAAGCGGGCGAGCCGGGCGACTATTACCACGACATGTTCATCTACGGCAATCAGCGCCGGGTGCAGGGCAATACCGAAGCCATTTGGGTACTGGAGCAGGAAAACCCAACTACGGTTGTGGGTGGTATTACGGATAACCCGCAGCAGCGCCGGACCTGGGGAGCGGCCTACCATAACGTGCAGGGCATGGCCCTCTCCGATTCGACCGGAGGCCGGGCATTGGGACGACTACGGCTCAGCAACTGGGTTTTGTACAGCCTGTACAAACCGGGCGACGTTCGTAATTCGCAATACAATATCCGTCGGCGGTACGTCTACAATGACCCTTCCAAGCCCGCTACCTATGGCAAAGTAGTGCCTTATACCGGTACAGACACGCTGTACAACATAGCGCCCCACACCACCAAGTGGTACCAGTTCGACCCCAACGATACGTTTGGTTACGCCATGATCAAGGATTTCATCCTGATGCGTCTGGGCGAAACCTATCTGCTACTGGCCGAAGCGCAGGTCAAGCAAGGCAAACTGGAAGCCGCAGCCACGAGCATCAACGTACTGCGTGAACGGGCTTTCGCGGGCTACCCGACAGTAGGCAAAGTAACATCGGCGGATATGACGCTGGACTTCATCCTCGATGAGCGTGTTCGCGAACTGATCGGCGAAGAGAACCGCCGGATGACCCTGATGCGGACTAAAACGCTGGTCGACCGGGCTACCCGGCTCAACGCGAACAGCGCCGTAAACCCCTTGCGAAGCCTGACCAGTACGCACTTGCTAATGCCGATTCCCCTGACGGAAATCCAGCTCAACAAAGACGCGGTGCTGACGCAGAATCCGGGGTATTAA
- a CDS encoding alpha-L-rhamnosidase (PFAM: alpha-L-rhamnosidase~KEGG: ccs:CCNA_01029 alpha-L-rhamnosidase), with the protein MRYIFFLGLLAASLTAFAQTAPTNLRTDLLLHTDKVWSNGFLTNYTLDGADSAKFAGQLALIRSSRPSFSWVLSTAGGTSRQTAYRLILSTSRQKNQADAGDVWDSGKVMSSQSVGILLPASQKLDTNRIYFWKVKVWNERNLESDFSQPKAFRTAPRLTAYETPFYPLVKTEEAPRSQRTLAGQRIVYDFGKDAFGQAFLTVSSASESDTLIVHLGEAVTADGHVNEKPSGTLRYRQIRVPLQKGTHRYAIQFKPDKRNTGPKAILMPDYIGEVLPFRYVELAFNPATRIEQIVRQVVTYPFDDSATTFSSSDSTLNQIWDLCKHTIKATTFTGYYVDGDRERIPYEADALLNQLSHYATDAEYNMAKRSLNYLVFHATWPTEWSLQNVLIAWYDYLYSGDSRTVEALYPELKAKLLLPLARPDGLISTRTGLQTPEFKKSIHYDTFDGRPTIQDIVDWPQQGVLGLGKKEAGETDGFVFTDYNAVVNAFHYQGLVFMAQLASRLGKTDDAAFYANRAGLVRKAFQATFIHPKTGLVRDGEGTDHASLHANMMALAFGLVPEKLQSQVLAHIRSRGMACSVYGSQFLLDALYNANESAYGLALMTSTDERSWYNMLRTGSTMTTEAWDTRYKPNQDWNHAWGSAPANIIVRKLMGVEALTLAYETVQIKPQPDTLRQASLQVATLRGPISVAFDNTPDRFVLRTTLPANTNGVVYLPRKKTKSQVLQNGKSVKAAVEGNFWKITSVGAGTHEWEVR; encoded by the coding sequence ATGCGCTACATTTTCTTTCTTGGACTGCTGGCGGCCAGCCTGACAGCTTTTGCTCAAACGGCTCCAACAAACTTACGGACAGACCTGTTGCTCCATACCGATAAGGTGTGGAGCAATGGCTTTTTAACGAACTATACCCTCGACGGGGCCGACTCGGCAAAATTCGCCGGGCAACTGGCCCTGATTCGCAGTTCACGCCCTTCCTTTAGCTGGGTACTTTCCACGGCCGGGGGAACAAGTCGGCAAACGGCGTACCGCCTGATTTTATCGACCTCCCGACAAAAGAATCAGGCCGATGCGGGCGACGTTTGGGATTCCGGGAAAGTGATGAGCAGCCAGAGTGTGGGCATTCTTTTACCTGCTTCGCAAAAGCTGGATACCAACCGAATCTATTTCTGGAAAGTAAAAGTCTGGAACGAGCGCAACCTGGAAAGTGATTTCTCGCAACCCAAAGCGTTCCGCACAGCTCCGCGCCTGACAGCCTACGAAACACCGTTTTATCCGCTGGTTAAGACCGAAGAAGCCCCCCGGTCGCAACGGACGCTAGCCGGGCAACGAATTGTGTATGACTTTGGCAAAGACGCATTCGGACAGGCGTTTCTGACCGTTTCGTCCGCTTCAGAATCGGATACGCTGATTGTACACCTGGGTGAAGCCGTTACCGCCGATGGACACGTCAACGAAAAGCCATCGGGTACGCTCCGTTATCGTCAGATTCGGGTGCCATTACAAAAAGGGACACACCGCTACGCCATTCAATTCAAGCCTGATAAGCGCAACACCGGTCCCAAAGCCATACTCATGCCCGATTACATCGGCGAAGTGCTGCCGTTCCGCTACGTCGAGCTGGCGTTCAATCCAGCCACCCGCATTGAGCAGATTGTTCGGCAGGTCGTCACCTACCCGTTCGACGATAGCGCTACGACCTTTAGCAGTTCAGACTCGACCCTCAACCAGATTTGGGACCTCTGCAAACACACCATCAAAGCCACCACCTTTACCGGGTATTACGTGGATGGCGACCGCGAGCGAATTCCGTACGAAGCCGATGCGTTGCTCAACCAGTTGTCGCACTACGCCACCGACGCCGAATACAACATGGCCAAGCGGTCGCTGAACTACCTGGTTTTTCATGCCACCTGGCCTACCGAATGGTCACTGCAAAATGTGCTGATTGCGTGGTACGACTATCTCTACTCCGGCGATTCGCGTACGGTAGAGGCCCTTTACCCCGAACTGAAAGCCAAGCTCCTGCTGCCTCTCGCCCGCCCGGATGGTCTTATCAGTACCCGAACGGGCCTGCAAACCCCCGAATTCAAAAAGTCGATTCATTACGATACCTTCGATGGGCGGCCTACCATTCAGGATATTGTCGACTGGCCACAACAGGGAGTTCTTGGGCTTGGCAAGAAAGAAGCGGGCGAAACAGACGGGTTTGTTTTTACGGATTACAACGCCGTTGTCAACGCATTCCATTATCAGGGGCTGGTCTTTATGGCGCAACTGGCAAGCCGCCTGGGCAAAACCGACGATGCCGCGTTCTATGCCAACCGCGCCGGTTTGGTCAGGAAGGCGTTTCAGGCGACGTTTATTCACCCTAAAACCGGTCTGGTTCGCGACGGCGAAGGGACCGACCATGCCTCTCTACACGCCAACATGATGGCGCTGGCCTTTGGCCTGGTACCCGAGAAACTACAATCGCAGGTGCTGGCTCACATACGTTCGCGGGGGATGGCCTGTAGCGTATATGGATCACAGTTTTTGCTCGATGCGCTTTATAACGCCAACGAAAGCGCCTACGGGCTGGCCCTGATGACCTCGACCGATGAGCGAAGCTGGTACAACATGCTGCGCACCGGCTCGACCATGACGACCGAAGCCTGGGATACCCGCTATAAACCCAATCAGGACTGGAACCACGCCTGGGGGTCGGCCCCGGCCAACATCATCGTGCGAAAGTTGATGGGCGTTGAAGCCCTGACACTGGCTTATGAAACCGTTCAGATAAAACCGCAGCCCGATACGTTACGGCAGGCATCGCTGCAAGTGGCTACCCTGCGCGGGCCCATCTCCGTAGCGTTCGACAATACGCCGGACCGGTTCGTGTTACGCACTACCCTGCCCGCCAATACCAACGGTGTTGTCTATCTGCCCCGGAAAAAGACAAAAAGTCAGGTGCTACAAAATGGCAAATCGGTTAAGGCCGCAGTTGAAGGGAATTTCTGGAAAATCACATCCGTTGGGGCTGGCACGCACGAGTGGGAAGTGAGATAA